One segment of Paenibacillus pabuli DNA contains the following:
- a CDS encoding aldo/keto reductase, translating to MTAQHLQSTVALHNGIQMPWFGLGVFKVEEGAELIEAVKKAIQHGYRSIDTAAIYGNESGVGQAIAEALKENNLKREELFVTSKAWTADLGYEETLAAFDTTLNKLGLEYLDLYLIHWPKAGKYKGAWKAMEELYAAGRIKAIGVSNFQIHHLEDLMKDAKVKPMVNQVEYHPRLTQVELKAFCEKHGIQLEAWSPLMQGQLLDNPVLTEIASAKGKSVAQVILRWDLQNGVITIPKSTKEHRIIENSSIFDFELSNDEMDRISALNEDVRVGPDPDNFDF from the coding sequence ATGACAGCACAACACTTACAATCTACAGTAGCTTTGCATAACGGCATTCAAATGCCTTGGTTTGGACTAGGAGTATTTAAGGTAGAAGAAGGCGCAGAATTGATCGAAGCGGTCAAAAAAGCAATCCAGCATGGCTACCGCAGCATTGATACTGCCGCAATATATGGTAACGAATCCGGTGTCGGACAGGCGATTGCCGAAGCATTGAAAGAGAACAACCTGAAGCGCGAAGAACTGTTTGTCACATCCAAAGCCTGGACTGCAGACCTTGGATATGAAGAGACTCTTGCAGCCTTCGATACAACTTTGAACAAGCTGGGTCTGGAATATCTGGATCTGTACCTGATTCACTGGCCAAAAGCAGGCAAATACAAAGGTGCGTGGAAAGCCATGGAAGAGCTCTATGCAGCAGGCCGGATCAAAGCAATCGGCGTAAGTAACTTCCAGATTCATCATCTTGAAGACCTGATGAAGGATGCCAAAGTGAAACCGATGGTTAACCAAGTTGAGTATCATCCTCGCCTTACTCAGGTTGAACTCAAAGCCTTCTGTGAGAAGCACGGCATCCAGCTTGAAGCCTGGTCCCCGTTGATGCAGGGTCAACTGCTGGACAACCCGGTGCTCACTGAGATCGCTTCAGCCAAAGGCAAATCCGTGGCACAAGTCATCCTGCGCTGGGATCTGCAAAATGGTGTCATCACCATTCCGAAGTCCACCAAGGAACATCGGATCATCGAAAACTCTTCTATCTTCGACTTTGAATTGTCCAACGATGAGATGGATCGGATCAGCGCCCTCAACGAAGATGTTCGTGTAGGACCAGACCCGGACAACTTCGATTTCTAA
- a CDS encoding glycosyl hydrolase family 18 protein translates to MPYGYKHMDIKKIGKFLLGLTLLLSVIIPSFTFQSRTAEAADGYKIVGYYPAWAAYGRNYNVTDIDPTKVTHINYAFADICWNGIHGNPDPSGPNPVTWSCQDEKSQTINVPNGTIVLGDPWIDTGKQFAGDTWDQPYAGNIHQLNKLKQINPNLKTIISVGGWTWSNRFSDVAATSATREVFANSAVDFLRKYNFDGVDLDWEYPVSGGLDGNSKRPEDKQNYTLLLSKIREKLDAAEAVDGKEYLLTIASGASPTYAANTELANIASIVDWINIMTYDFNGAWQKISAHNAPLNADPAAASAGVPDSNTFNVAAGAQGHLNAGVPAAKLVLGVPFYGRGWDGCAQANNGQYQACSGGSSIGTWEAGSFDFYDLEANYINKNGYTRYWNDTAKVPYLYNASNKRFISYDDAESIGHKTSYIKSKGLGGAMFWELSGDRNKTLQNKLKSDLSNGGTVPPADTTAPSAPGNARSAGVTASSVTLAWNASTDNVGVTGYNVYNGANLTTSVTGTTATISGLAPSTSYTFTVKAKDAAGNLSAASNSVTVSTAAQPGGDAQAPTVPTNLISTAKTSSTITLSWGASTDNVAVTGYEVYNGTVLVTTVSGTSATVTGLAADTSYTFTVKAKDAAGNLSAASSALTVKTATGTTNPGVSAWQANTAYTVGQLVTYNGKTYKCLQSHTSLQGWEPSNVAALWQLQS, encoded by the coding sequence ATGCCATATGGATATAAACACATGGATATCAAAAAAATCGGTAAGTTTCTCCTCGGTCTGACCCTGCTCTTATCAGTCATCATCCCTTCATTTACGTTTCAGTCTCGAACGGCCGAAGCCGCAGATGGTTATAAAATTGTCGGTTACTATCCTGCCTGGGCGGCATACGGCCGAAACTACAATGTAACCGATATTGATCCGACCAAAGTGACGCATATCAACTATGCCTTTGCCGACATTTGCTGGAATGGCATTCATGGAAATCCAGATCCTTCGGGCCCCAATCCGGTAACTTGGAGCTGCCAGGATGAGAAGAGCCAGACGATCAATGTACCGAATGGAACGATTGTCCTGGGAGACCCCTGGATTGATACAGGAAAACAATTTGCAGGCGATACCTGGGATCAGCCCTATGCTGGCAATATCCATCAGCTTAACAAACTGAAACAAATCAATCCAAATCTGAAAACGATTATTTCCGTCGGAGGATGGACATGGTCCAATCGCTTCTCCGATGTAGCAGCAACGTCCGCAACTCGCGAGGTCTTTGCGAACTCTGCCGTTGATTTCCTGCGGAAATACAACTTTGACGGGGTAGATCTCGACTGGGAGTACCCGGTGTCAGGCGGGCTGGATGGTAACAGCAAACGTCCTGAAGATAAGCAGAACTATACCCTGCTCCTGAGCAAGATCCGCGAAAAGCTGGATGCGGCGGAAGCCGTTGACGGCAAAGAGTACCTGCTTACGATTGCAAGCGGAGCATCTCCAACCTATGCTGCCAATACAGAGCTTGCGAACATCGCTTCCATTGTCGACTGGATTAACATCATGACCTACGATTTTAACGGAGCCTGGCAGAAAATTAGTGCACATAATGCGCCTCTAAATGCGGATCCTGCCGCTGCAAGTGCAGGAGTACCGGATAGCAATACATTTAATGTGGCTGCCGGAGCACAAGGGCATCTGAATGCAGGAGTACCGGCTGCCAAGCTGGTGCTGGGTGTTCCATTTTACGGCCGGGGCTGGGATGGATGCGCACAGGCGAATAATGGCCAGTATCAGGCGTGCTCGGGCGGTTCTTCTATAGGGACATGGGAGGCAGGTTCCTTTGACTTTTATGATTTGGAGGCCAATTACATTAATAAAAATGGGTACACACGCTATTGGAACGATACGGCCAAAGTGCCATATCTCTATAATGCCTCCAACAAGCGCTTCATCAGCTATGACGATGCGGAGTCCATCGGGCACAAGACCTCATATATCAAAAGTAAAGGGCTTGGCGGGGCGATGTTCTGGGAGCTCAGCGGGGACCGCAACAAGACACTCCAAAATAAGTTAAAATCGGATCTATCTAACGGGGGCACGGTGCCGCCAGCGGATACGACAGCACCGAGCGCACCGGGCAATGCCCGTTCGGCAGGAGTGACGGCAAGCTCGGTAACCCTGGCCTGGAATGCTTCGACGGATAACGTTGGGGTTACCGGTTATAACGTTTATAATGGCGCTAATCTCACGACTTCCGTCACGGGCACGACCGCGACAATTAGCGGGCTAGCACCGAGTACTTCCTATACGTTCACGGTAAAAGCAAAGGATGCGGCAGGCAATCTATCCGCAGCTAGCAATAGCGTAACCGTAAGTACTGCTGCTCAGCCGGGAGGAGATGCCCAGGCGCCAACTGTGCCGACGAACCTCATTTCTACTGCGAAAACGTCATCCACGATTACACTTAGCTGGGGGGCCTCCACAGACAACGTCGCTGTAACTGGATATGAGGTATACAACGGAACGGTTCTGGTGACAACCGTAAGCGGAACATCGGCAACTGTGACAGGACTGGCGGCAGATACCTCATATACGTTCACAGTAAAAGCCAAGGATGCGGCAGGCAACCTATCTGCTGCGAGCAGCGCCTTAACCGTGAAAACTGCAACAGGAACGACGAATCCAGGCGTTTCCGCCTGGCAGGCCAACACCGCCTACACTGTAGGGCAGCTTGTGACGTATAACGGAAAAACGTATAAATGTTTGCAGTCCCATACCTCTTTACAGGGATGGGAACCATCCAATGTGGCTGCATTGTGGCAGCTTCAATCGTAA
- a CDS encoding chitinase, translating into MNQAVWFRPVILVALSFLLIISWFAPRADAAAQWQAGTAYKKGDLVTYQNKNYECIQSHTALNGWEPPLVPALWTYVGDGPGEGGETPVPDTTPPSIPAGLTSSSVTRTSVQLAWNVSTDNVGVAGYDVYQNGALVASTSAATTTISGLTSGTTYVFTVKAKDAAGNVSAASNPLSITTSTGTPNPGPIGNKWLIGYWHNFDNGSTNLRLRSVSTAYDIVNVSFAEPVSHGSGTLAFTPYNATVAEFKSDIAYLQSQGKKVLLSMGGANGTIELTDAGKRQQFEESLKSIISTYGFDGLDIDLEGSSLSLNAGDTDFRNPTTPKIVNLIQGVKAVKSHFGSEFILTAAPETAYVQGGYLSYGGPWGAYLPVIHALRNDLTLLHVQHYNSGSMVGLDGRSYAQGTADFHVAMAEMLLQGFNIGGNPGAFFPPLRPDQIAIGVPASQQAAGGGYTTPAELQKALNYLIKGVSYGGSYTLRQPEGYPGLKGIMTWSINWDAYTNNQFSNAHRSYLNGLSTQTTKEVVY; encoded by the coding sequence ATGAATCAAGCTGTTTGGTTCCGCCCGGTTATCCTAGTCGCTTTGTCATTTCTTCTGATCATTTCGTGGTTTGCACCAAGAGCAGACGCCGCTGCCCAGTGGCAGGCCGGCACCGCATACAAGAAAGGAGATCTCGTAACATATCAAAACAAAAATTATGAATGCATTCAGTCCCATACAGCTTTGAACGGATGGGAGCCTCCTCTAGTTCCTGCACTGTGGACCTATGTTGGGGATGGTCCCGGGGAGGGAGGAGAGACACCTGTTCCGGATACAACCCCACCCTCCATTCCTGCAGGCTTAACCTCATCCTCTGTCACCAGGACCTCAGTCCAGCTTGCCTGGAATGTATCCACGGATAATGTGGGGGTGGCCGGATACGACGTGTACCAAAATGGTGCTCTCGTGGCGAGTACCTCAGCTGCAACGACTACAATAAGTGGGCTGACCAGCGGTACTACGTATGTTTTTACAGTAAAAGCAAAAGATGCTGCAGGCAATGTATCCGCTGCAAGCAATCCCCTCAGTATAACGACTTCCACCGGAACCCCGAATCCGGGGCCAATCGGTAACAAGTGGCTGATCGGGTACTGGCACAACTTCGACAATGGCTCTACCAATCTTAGACTTCGCAGCGTGTCCACAGCCTACGATATCGTTAATGTCTCCTTCGCCGAACCGGTTTCGCACGGCAGCGGCACGCTCGCCTTTACTCCATATAACGCTACAGTAGCCGAATTCAAATCAGACATTGCCTATCTCCAGAGCCAGGGAAAAAAAGTACTGCTTTCCATGGGGGGAGCCAATGGAACGATTGAGCTTACCGATGCAGGCAAGAGGCAACAGTTTGAGGAGTCACTGAAATCTATTATTTCGACTTACGGCTTCGATGGTCTGGATATCGACCTTGAAGGAAGCTCCCTTTCCCTGAATGCGGGAGATACCGATTTCCGCAATCCGACGACACCCAAGATCGTTAATCTCATCCAGGGTGTAAAGGCGGTCAAGTCACACTTTGGCAGTGAGTTCATACTTACCGCTGCACCGGAGACGGCCTATGTCCAAGGCGGTTATCTGTCCTATGGCGGACCCTGGGGAGCATATTTGCCGGTTATTCATGCCTTGCGTAACGATCTGACGCTGCTTCACGTGCAGCACTATAATAGTGGGTCCATGGTGGGGCTGGATGGGCGGTCATACGCTCAAGGCACAGCAGATTTCCATGTAGCCATGGCCGAGATGCTGCTTCAAGGATTTAATATAGGCGGAAACCCGGGGGCATTCTTCCCCCCGTTGCGTCCGGACCAGATTGCAATCGGTGTACCGGCATCCCAACAGGCAGCCGGAGGGGGATATACAACACCTGCCGAACTGCAGAAGGCATTGAATTACTTGATCAAGGGTGTATCCTACGGTGGTTCTTATACCTTGCGCCAACCAGAAGGGTATCCGGGCCTTAAGGGCATTATGACCTGGTCCATTAACTGGGATGCGTATACGAATAATCAGTTCTCGAACGCGCATCGTTCTTATCTGAATGGGCTCAGCACGCAAACAACGAAGGAGGTTGTGTACTAA
- a CDS encoding pectinesterase family protein, with product MNGYLVAADGSGDFATIQAAIDAIPDQNTDKFVVRIRQGVYVEKLHIEKPWVHLIGEGAEQTIVTYDDYALKTFPDGELYHTFHSYTALIGADDFTAEGLSFVNSAGPGKDVGQALAVYVDGDRAAFRGCRFIGHQDTIFTGPLPEQPMDRASFGGPRDGAERRKLRQYYEDCYIEGDIDFIFGSATAVFKDCEIFAKNRLSDHASAEEKVNGWITAASTPEDVRYGYVFIDCALTGNAPPQSVYLGRPWRNHAKVCFLHCWMGAHVKQEGWHNWNKPDAEASVVFAEYNSKGPGAGSRAGRVPWATILNEQQAMEYSLSRVLSGEDEWQPFG from the coding sequence ATGAATGGTTACCTGGTTGCTGCGGATGGGAGCGGTGATTTTGCCACGATTCAGGCTGCGATTGACGCCATACCGGACCAAAATACCGATAAGTTTGTTGTTCGTATTAGACAAGGTGTCTATGTTGAGAAGCTGCATATTGAGAAGCCGTGGGTTCATCTCATCGGTGAGGGAGCAGAGCAGACCATTGTTACATATGACGACTATGCACTCAAGACGTTCCCTGACGGGGAGTTATATCATACGTTCCATTCCTATACGGCCTTAATTGGAGCAGATGATTTCACGGCAGAGGGGCTTTCCTTCGTCAATTCCGCCGGTCCCGGCAAGGATGTTGGGCAGGCCCTTGCCGTGTATGTGGATGGGGACCGGGCAGCTTTCCGGGGTTGCCGCTTTATCGGTCACCAGGATACCATCTTCACCGGGCCGCTGCCGGAACAGCCGATGGATCGAGCCTCTTTCGGAGGGCCGCGCGATGGTGCGGAGCGCCGGAAACTGCGTCAGTATTATGAGGATTGTTACATCGAAGGTGACATTGATTTTATTTTTGGCTCCGCTACAGCCGTTTTCAAGGATTGTGAAATCTTTGCCAAAAATCGTTTATCCGATCATGCTTCAGCAGAGGAGAAGGTGAATGGCTGGATTACTGCGGCCTCTACACCAGAAGACGTCCGGTACGGTTATGTCTTCATTGATTGTGCTCTTACCGGCAATGCACCTCCGCAATCGGTATATCTCGGCAGGCCGTGGCGGAATCATGCCAAGGTGTGTTTCCTGCATTGCTGGATGGGTGCTCATGTGAAGCAGGAGGGCTGGCATAACTGGAACAAACCTGATGCAGAGGCCAGCGTGGTGTTCGCCGAATATAACAGTAAGGGTCCGGGAGCAGGGAGCAGGGCCGGGCGAGTGCCGTGGGCAACCATTCTGAATGAGCAGCAGGCAATGGAATATTCACTATCTCGCGTGCTCTCCGGAGAGGATGAATGGCAACCCTTTGGCTGA
- a CDS encoding helix-turn-helix domain-containing protein, producing the protein MELNMTLNGLELWKASGGFANEPHVHDDWYQVTLPVRGECHLVQEQQAYPLQAGQGIIAHPQMEHFFEIGSDSAVIVIKFRNPPGGGLGDLDRRRAQTEFRPTQIFDPAEISRLFRGWSALLLDDAPESLQIQEIELAVEAYLSQVLSGGQQNRGSLTVATPGIDATGGAGSNLVCEQFQNLFERTTSNGGAFIDPHLRRVLEYIHSDYTSSMDIDSMAAIAHQSRYHFMRSFKALTGSTPYQYVLHLRVEEATRRLRLTTDSVTTISFWLGFSNVSQFYRVFQRIKGVTPMEYRNQM; encoded by the coding sequence ATGGAATTAAACATGACGTTGAATGGATTGGAATTGTGGAAGGCTTCAGGCGGGTTCGCTAATGAACCACATGTCCATGATGATTGGTATCAGGTTACGTTGCCAGTAAGGGGCGAGTGTCATCTGGTGCAGGAACAGCAGGCTTATCCTCTCCAAGCAGGACAGGGTATAATCGCCCACCCCCAGATGGAGCACTTTTTCGAGATTGGTTCAGATTCGGCAGTTATCGTTATCAAGTTCCGTAATCCGCCAGGAGGTGGCTTGGGGGATTTAGATCGAAGAAGGGCGCAGACCGAATTTCGGCCCACACAAATCTTCGACCCTGCTGAAATCAGCAGACTGTTCCGAGGCTGGAGCGCCCTTTTGCTGGATGACGCGCCTGAATCGTTGCAAATACAGGAAATCGAACTAGCCGTAGAGGCATATCTTTCACAAGTGCTGTCTGGTGGACAACAGAATAGAGGTAGTCTGACGGTAGCAACTCCAGGAATTGATGCCACTGGGGGTGCCGGGTCGAATCTGGTTTGTGAGCAATTTCAGAATTTGTTTGAGCGAACAACCAGCAACGGAGGCGCGTTCATTGACCCCCATCTCCGGCGCGTGCTGGAGTATATACACAGTGATTATACAAGTTCGATGGACATTGATTCCATGGCGGCAATAGCGCACCAGAGCAGATATCATTTTATGCGCTCCTTCAAAGCATTGACAGGTTCAACACCGTATCAGTATGTGCTGCATTTGCGTGTGGAGGAAGCCACCAGACGACTGCGTCTTACGACAGATTCAGTGACCACAATTAGCTTTTGGCTGGGATTCTCCAATGTCAGTCAGTTCTATAGAGTGTTTCAGCGAATAAAGGGTGTAACACCGATGGAGTATCGGAACCAGATGTAG
- a CDS encoding MFS transporter, which produces MAQSAVSKMQINHSANWALAGVSFAHLLNDAMQTVVPSAFPLFQQTMQLSFAQMGWIAFTLIITASVLQPLIGYMSDRKPMPILLPGGMLFSLIGVLGFALSSELWMLLVSAALIGIGSSILHPESSRVAHLAAGRGRGMAQSIFQVGGNTGQALAPLLVAFILLPHGQLSFLWLMGFALIGIVIQSSVSRWYRHRLAENHTRHQQPVQSNGIGQPIAQLASRGFIAFTMGILILLLFSKFVYIAGMTGYYAFYYADAYNLPLSQAQICLFILQFSGMIGTLLGGPLADRYGRKPMIWFSIAGTAPFSLLLPYAGPALSMVLCGIIGLILMSGFSVIIVYAQELLPRHIGTVSGLFFGLSFGMAGLGSVVLGSLIDMTSISFVIKLCSFLPLLGVCAVFLRRDRPRNA; this is translated from the coding sequence GTGGCCCAATCCGCTGTAAGTAAAATGCAAATCAATCACTCCGCCAACTGGGCGCTTGCCGGAGTCAGCTTCGCCCATCTGCTGAATGATGCGATGCAGACCGTTGTTCCGTCTGCCTTCCCGCTGTTCCAGCAAACCATGCAGCTCAGTTTCGCTCAAATGGGCTGGATTGCCTTCACATTAATTATTACCGCATCCGTTCTACAACCGCTGATCGGTTATATGTCTGATCGCAAGCCGATGCCGATCCTGCTTCCCGGAGGCATGTTATTCTCCCTGATTGGTGTTCTCGGCTTCGCCTTGTCTTCCGAGCTATGGATGCTGCTTGTTTCCGCAGCATTGATTGGCATAGGCTCATCCATTCTCCATCCTGAGTCCTCACGTGTCGCCCATCTGGCAGCTGGTCGTGGACGCGGAATGGCACAGTCTATCTTCCAGGTCGGTGGCAACACGGGTCAAGCCCTCGCGCCATTGCTCGTTGCCTTTATTCTTCTGCCACACGGGCAGCTTAGTTTCTTATGGTTGATGGGTTTTGCCCTGATCGGGATTGTTATCCAGTCTTCCGTCAGCCGTTGGTACCGACACAGGCTGGCAGAAAATCACACCCGTCATCAACAGCCTGTACAGTCAAATGGCATCGGGCAGCCTATTGCCCAGCTTGCAAGTCGGGGATTTATCGCTTTTACAATGGGAATCCTCATCCTGCTGCTATTTTCCAAATTCGTATATATTGCCGGTATGACAGGGTACTATGCCTTTTATTACGCGGATGCGTATAACCTGCCTCTTTCGCAGGCACAGATCTGCCTGTTCATTTTACAATTTTCGGGGATGATCGGAACCTTGCTCGGCGGACCGCTGGCTGATCGTTACGGACGTAAACCGATGATCTGGTTCTCCATCGCAGGTACTGCACCATTTTCACTGCTTCTGCCTTATGCCGGACCTGCTCTATCCATGGTATTATGCGGCATCATCGGACTAATTCTCATGTCAGGCTTCAGCGTCATCATTGTGTATGCGCAGGAGCTGCTGCCGCGTCACATCGGAACGGTGTCCGGACTGTTCTTCGGCTTATCGTTCGGCATGGCGGGGCTTGGGTCCGTTGTACTCGGTTCCCTGATCGATATGACCAGCATTTCATTCGTCATCAAGCTATGTTCCTTTTTGCCGCTGCTCGGAGTGTGTGCTGTATTCCTGCGCCGAGATCGACCAAGAAACGCCTAA
- a CDS encoding ABC transporter ATP-binding protein: protein MIIDVQHVTWKRGPITLLNDVSWRVNDGEHWALLGLNGSGKTTLLNMITGYLWPTEGMISVLGHPYGDVDLRELRKTIGWVSSSLQEKLHGTDRTQYVVISGKHATIGLYDKLSDQDLDQARELMTTLGCQHLWDREYRTCSQGEKQKLLIARALMANPRILILDEPCNGLDLFSRERLLESIRELSQKPDSPSLIYVTHHTEEILPVFSHSLLLRRGEVVSSGLTSEVMNIEVLSDFFEAPVDVDRHGDRVYVRAADK, encoded by the coding sequence ATGATTATTGATGTACAACACGTAACTTGGAAAAGAGGTCCGATTACGCTGCTGAACGATGTCAGCTGGCGGGTTAACGACGGGGAACACTGGGCACTGCTCGGCCTGAATGGGTCCGGCAAGACCACGCTGCTCAACATGATTACCGGTTATCTGTGGCCAACCGAGGGCATGATATCAGTGCTTGGACATCCGTATGGCGATGTGGACCTGCGTGAACTGCGTAAAACCATCGGCTGGGTCAGTTCTTCTCTCCAGGAGAAATTACATGGGACGGACCGCACTCAATATGTTGTCATTAGCGGCAAACACGCTACGATTGGTCTCTATGACAAACTATCCGATCAGGATTTGGATCAGGCCCGAGAACTGATGACTACTCTTGGCTGTCAGCACCTGTGGGATCGCGAATATCGTACCTGTTCACAGGGAGAGAAGCAGAAACTTCTTATTGCCAGAGCCCTGATGGCGAATCCACGCATTCTTATTTTGGACGAGCCCTGTAATGGGCTTGATCTGTTCTCCAGAGAGCGGCTGCTGGAGAGCATCCGTGAATTATCCCAGAAACCAGACTCTCCTTCCCTGATCTACGTGACCCACCATACCGAAGAGATTCTGCCCGTGTTCAGTCACAGCCTCCTGCTGCGGCGGGGTGAGGTTGTGAGCAGCGGGTTAACTTCCGAGGTGATGAACATCGAAGTGTTGAGTGACTTTTTTGAAGCGCCTGTAGATGTGGACCGGCATGGGGATCGTGTCTATGTGAGGGCAGCCGATAAATAA
- a CDS encoding class I SAM-dependent methyltransferase — MSEHGSDFYDNDANFEKYMERRQWQENANDTLEKPIMLELMGDVAGKSILDLGCGDARFGAELIGSEHRASDYTGIEGSGNMFRTALETVKGKNAQIEQAFMEDWTYPLNQYDLVMSRLAIHYVEDVDHLFLNVHNTLKENGRFIFSVEHPVITSTLQPSGTRTNWIVDQYFVEGYREQQWLGGSVKKMHRSIESYYMALQKAGFHVEHLRESAPQREHFVNEETYLRRQRIPLFLFLSARK, encoded by the coding sequence GTGAGCGAACATGGTTCCGATTTTTATGATAATGATGCCAATTTCGAAAAATACATGGAACGCCGCCAGTGGCAGGAGAATGCCAATGATACGCTGGAAAAACCCATCATGCTGGAGCTGATGGGAGACGTTGCGGGCAAAAGCATCCTGGATCTGGGCTGTGGCGATGCGAGATTCGGGGCGGAATTAATCGGTTCTGAGCATCGCGCTTCGGATTACACGGGGATTGAGGGGTCGGGCAATATGTTCCGTACAGCCCTGGAGACCGTTAAGGGCAAAAATGCACAGATTGAACAGGCATTTATGGAAGACTGGACGTACCCGCTGAATCAGTATGATCTGGTCATGTCCAGACTGGCTATTCATTATGTAGAGGATGTGGACCACTTGTTTCTTAACGTACATAACACATTGAAGGAGAACGGGAGATTCATATTTTCAGTGGAACACCCGGTGATTACGTCCACATTGCAGCCATCCGGGACGCGAACCAATTGGATTGTCGATCAGTATTTTGTGGAAGGATATCGCGAACAGCAGTGGCTCGGGGGTTCAGTGAAAAAGATGCACCGTTCCATTGAATCGTACTATATGGCCCTGCAGAAGGCGGGGTTCCATGTGGAGCATTTACGAGAATCCGCACCACAGCGCGAACATTTCGTAAATGAAGAAACCTATCTGCGCAGACAGCGAATTCCGCTGTTTTTGTTCCTCTCTGCACGTAAATAA
- a CDS encoding glycosyltransferase family 2 protein, with the protein MADFLLLMSILSIWISVTESIVIMAGAIRFINKQEKKGIQIPENMDHYPTVTVMVPAHNEGVVIVSTVEHILRLNYPEHKVQVIVIADNCTDDTAERLKALKAKSSYADRDFTILERKGTGGKSGALNDGLELAWGEWICIYDADAAPERNALMFLTQKALENPEKHGAVFGRNKARNRGQNFLSRCINLELVTVQRVHHTGLWELFKLGTIPGTNYIIKANLIREIGGWDPDAITEDTAVSFDILTRGQLIALAPQAEAYQQEPEELKVYMKQRERWSKGNYQVVIDNIKHLFDRTSWRIKLHVLYYAASYFWFMIAIIVSDIIFVSNLVYQVIALFNPNVISPFQFSGDVYVYLVIAWALMYYIYVLQINLALSADIGQSNTQNFIVACLSYFTYAQLFLVISVKAFISLIGDKLFRRETKWYKTQRFG; encoded by the coding sequence ATGGCTGATTTCCTGCTGCTGATGTCCATCCTTAGTATCTGGATATCGGTTACTGAATCTATTGTCATTATGGCTGGGGCCATTCGATTCATCAATAAGCAAGAAAAAAAGGGGATTCAAATCCCGGAGAACATGGATCACTATCCAACTGTAACGGTAATGGTGCCGGCACATAATGAAGGTGTAGTTATCGTTTCTACGGTTGAGCATATTCTGCGTCTGAATTATCCCGAACATAAAGTTCAGGTCATTGTCATTGCCGATAATTGTACGGATGATACAGCTGAACGGCTTAAGGCACTCAAGGCCAAGAGCAGCTATGCAGACCGCGATTTCACGATTCTGGAGCGTAAGGGCACAGGAGGGAAATCCGGGGCCCTGAATGATGGCCTCGAACTTGCCTGGGGTGAATGGATCTGCATTTATGATGCAGATGCGGCACCTGAACGAAATGCATTAATGTTTCTGACACAGAAAGCACTGGAGAACCCAGAGAAGCATGGTGCTGTGTTTGGACGCAATAAGGCTCGTAACCGGGGGCAGAATTTTCTCTCCCGATGTATTAATCTGGAGCTTGTAACCGTTCAGCGCGTTCACCATACAGGGCTATGGGAGTTATTTAAACTTGGGACGATTCCGGGCACTAACTATATCATTAAGGCAAATCTGATTCGTGAAATTGGTGGATGGGATCCCGATGCCATTACAGAAGATACGGCTGTTTCGTTTGATATTCTTACTCGTGGTCAGCTTATTGCGTTAGCGCCACAAGCGGAAGCCTATCAACAGGAGCCGGAAGAGCTGAAAGTTTATATGAAACAGCGCGAGCGCTGGTCCAAGGGGAATTATCAGGTCGTTATCGATAATATTAAACATCTGTTCGACCGTACAAGCTGGAGAATTAAACTCCATGTTCTGTACTATGCTGCGAGTTATTTCTGGTTTATGATCGCTATTATTGTTTCGGATATTATCTTTGTCTCTAACCTTGTATATCAAGTTATCGCATTGTTTAATCCAAATGTGATCTCTCCTTTTCAGTTTTCAGGGGACGTATACGTGTATCTGGTTATCGCTTGGGCACTTATGTATTACATTTATGTACTGCAAATTAATCTGGCGCTCTCAGCGGATATTGGGCAGAGCAATACACAAAACTTCATTGTGGCTTGTCTCTCCTACTTCACCTATGCCCAGTTGTTTCTGGTCATCTCCGTTAAAGCGTTTATCTCCCTCATTGGGGACAAACTGTTTCGCAGAGAAACCAAATGGTACAAAACGCAGCGATTCGGCTGA